In the genome of Microcoleus vaginatus PCC 9802, the window CAAATCCTGCCAAATTAAGCCATACTCGGACAAGAAGTGAGATAAAACTGAGATACCGAAAATATGGCTTCCGGCTACATGGCGGTACAGGTTGTTAAGAATCGACTCCCTTTGGCTTGGTCATGGCAGTGCAAGCGTTTTTGGCTGTACATCGGTCTGCCGGATACGATCGTCGATCGCAAAGCCACCTCGATGAAAGCCAGCCAAATTGAACTCGACCTGGCTAGTGGCAACTTTGACCCCTCTCTGGCAGGTAGTCCTAAATATGTAATGATTCGTTATAAGGGTGAATAAAATACCACAAGG includes:
- a CDS encoding DUF3596 domain-containing protein gives rise to the protein MASGYMAVQVVKNRLPLAWSWQCKRFWLYIGLPDTIVDRKATSMKASQIELDLASGNFDPSLAGSPKYVMIRYKGE